Proteins from a single region of Dyadobacter fanqingshengii:
- a CDS encoding response regulator — MRISFQQQILLGIIFSVILVVVVGLTSYNALRMQQENAGWVSHTREVMAVSTAVRNRLLTAESNVRGFALTNNITFENNYRAAVDNVWSELNAMRKLVKDNKIQVSRLDSLSPLIQVRLDLMAQQYEALKSVNYHTDTIKAIVLKGKVLSSQIDFSFKQIENQEEGLLAEREQLAAESSNRATQYILFGTLAFLFVVFLLYYFIRTTYNKQIASENETIKANKQLEQLSIEDQEKNWILNNAVALAEAIRGEPTQLELAGKLLSKLVEVTGSPVGTMYLVNRTGELLQLAGSYGIDGSAIVPDEIILGEGLLGQMAADRIGLRKITVPAGYLKIASTTGSAVPAIVYIKTIAFEGAVTAVIEVGYLNDPGEKVSKLLEMVSDNVAVAIMAAHARQTTNELLEKTQLQAEELESQQEELRVTNEELMRQTSLLQVSEEELRVQQEELKQINTELEEKAFMLEEQKSTIEEARDQIQIKADELEKSGRFKSEFLANMSHELRTPLNSILILSRILGENKGARLNEEEQRYASVIFNSGNDLLTLINDILDLAKVESGKIELIYEHVSTELLLSEIRNTFQKIAENKGLTLKIGKAESCPDILFLDQVRLLQIIRNLVSNAVKFTSAPGTVAVNIRQEASHLFFEVSDTGIGIAPEKQQSIFEAFQQADGSTSRKYGGTGLGLSISRELANLFQGSISLKSEAGVGSTFTLKIPVKAETETSEELVAPVENVKTPQTVNPGPVNGNGKEYRLLLIEDDEIFAADMSAKARDSGFEVVVAETGKEAMELVLSFRPTAIILDMHLPDMSGDEVLKELKADSKTRSIPVHTVSSGSYLDMDMVKEGAIGFMQKPVDQKSAEHIFTLLKLESGKIEKQKILLVEDDQYQSKYLGDFLTANNFFVLYAFSGAEAMSILNTENVDGIILDIRLSDMNGLDFLDQIKKNPAWSAVPVVVNTAEDLNQVDLTRVMKYAHPVVMKTRKSNERLLDEVKLFLKNIQPKTVKAPEKREVFSNPVVHAENVFIGKKVLIADDDMRNIFALSAVLEEAGFKIEIATNGREAIEKLENAPEIDLVLMDVMMPEMDGIEATRKIREVNRWANLPIIAVTAKAMQGDREQCLAAGANDYISKPVDVDKLLALIKVWLHSA, encoded by the coding sequence ATGCGCATCTCTTTCCAGCAACAGATTTTACTTGGTATAATCTTCTCCGTTATCCTGGTTGTTGTCGTCGGCCTTACCTCATACAATGCCCTTAGAATGCAGCAGGAGAATGCCGGCTGGGTTAGTCATACCAGGGAAGTAATGGCCGTTTCAACAGCCGTTCGCAACCGGTTGCTCACGGCGGAGTCAAACGTCCGCGGGTTTGCACTTACCAACAATATAACATTCGAAAACAATTACCGCGCGGCTGTCGACAATGTGTGGTCGGAGCTGAATGCGATGCGGAAACTGGTAAAAGATAATAAAATACAAGTTAGCCGGCTGGATTCCCTTTCGCCTTTAATACAGGTGCGGCTCGACCTAATGGCTCAGCAATATGAGGCCCTAAAATCTGTAAATTATCATACAGACACCATTAAGGCCATTGTTTTAAAAGGGAAAGTCCTTTCATCGCAAATTGATTTTAGCTTTAAACAAATAGAAAACCAGGAAGAGGGATTGTTGGCTGAGCGGGAGCAGCTGGCGGCGGAGAGCTCCAACCGCGCAACCCAATATATCCTGTTCGGAACACTGGCGTTTTTGTTTGTCGTTTTCCTGCTTTATTACTTCATCAGGACAACCTACAATAAGCAGATTGCTTCTGAAAATGAGACCATTAAAGCGAATAAGCAGCTTGAACAACTATCCATTGAAGATCAGGAAAAAAACTGGATATTAAATAACGCCGTAGCGCTTGCCGAAGCGATCCGTGGCGAGCCAACCCAGCTTGAACTAGCCGGAAAACTGTTAAGTAAGCTTGTTGAAGTGACAGGTTCGCCCGTTGGAACAATGTATCTGGTCAACCGGACTGGCGAGTTGCTGCAGCTCGCCGGCAGTTACGGAATCGATGGATCGGCAATCGTGCCCGACGAGATCATTCTGGGCGAGGGGCTGCTTGGACAAATGGCCGCAGACCGGATAGGACTGAGAAAAATCACTGTGCCTGCCGGATATCTTAAAATTGCCAGCACAACAGGAAGCGCAGTTCCAGCGATTGTTTATATCAAAACCATTGCATTTGAAGGCGCGGTGACGGCGGTTATCGAGGTGGGTTACCTGAACGATCCTGGCGAAAAGGTTTCCAAATTACTGGAAATGGTTTCGGACAACGTTGCCGTTGCGATCATGGCCGCACATGCGCGCCAGACAACCAACGAACTGCTTGAAAAAACCCAGTTGCAAGCCGAGGAGCTGGAAAGTCAGCAGGAAGAGTTGCGTGTTACGAACGAGGAACTCATGCGCCAGACGTCACTCTTGCAAGTTTCAGAAGAGGAGCTGCGGGTGCAGCAGGAAGAATTGAAACAGATCAATACAGAGCTGGAAGAGAAGGCTTTTATGCTGGAAGAGCAAAAAAGCACCATTGAAGAGGCGCGGGATCAAATTCAGATCAAGGCAGACGAACTGGAAAAAAGTGGCAGGTTCAAAAGTGAATTCCTGGCTAACATGAGCCACGAATTAAGAACCCCGTTGAACAGCATCCTCATTTTGTCCCGAATTTTGGGAGAAAACAAAGGTGCGAGGCTGAATGAAGAAGAGCAGCGTTACGCATCGGTCATTTTCAATTCCGGCAATGACCTTTTGACACTCATTAATGACATTCTGGATCTTGCCAAAGTGGAATCGGGCAAGATCGAGCTCATATATGAGCATGTGAGTACGGAGCTCTTGTTGTCAGAAATCAGGAACACATTCCAGAAGATCGCCGAAAATAAAGGGTTAACCCTCAAAATTGGGAAAGCCGAATCATGCCCGGATATATTGTTTTTAGATCAGGTTCGATTGTTACAAATCATCCGTAACCTCGTTTCCAATGCAGTAAAATTCACGTCGGCTCCCGGCACCGTTGCAGTGAACATCAGGCAGGAAGCTTCACATCTTTTCTTTGAAGTTTCTGACACCGGGATCGGGATCGCGCCGGAAAAACAGCAGTCCATATTTGAAGCATTCCAGCAGGCCGATGGCTCCACAAGCCGCAAATACGGCGGGACGGGCCTTGGATTGTCGATCAGCCGTGAGCTGGCCAACCTTTTTCAGGGCTCTATTTCACTCAAAAGCGAGGCAGGGGTAGGATCAACATTCACACTGAAAATCCCTGTTAAGGCCGAAACCGAGACTTCGGAAGAGCTGGTTGCGCCTGTTGAGAACGTTAAAACACCCCAAACAGTCAATCCGGGCCCGGTTAATGGCAATGGTAAAGAATATCGCCTTTTGCTGATAGAAGACGATGAGATTTTCGCTGCCGATATGTCCGCAAAAGCGCGCGACAGCGGCTTTGAGGTCGTGGTTGCGGAAACGGGCAAAGAGGCTATGGAGCTCGTTTTGAGTTTCCGGCCCACAGCAATCATCCTGGATATGCATTTGCCGGATATGTCCGGGGATGAGGTTTTAAAAGAGCTGAAAGCCGATTCCAAAACGCGGTCCATCCCTGTTCACACCGTCTCGTCCGGGTCGTATCTGGACATGGATATGGTAAAAGAAGGAGCGATTGGTTTCATGCAAAAGCCTGTGGACCAAAAGTCGGCGGAACATATTTTCACTTTGCTCAAACTTGAATCAGGTAAGATTGAAAAGCAAAAAATCCTGCTCGTCGAAGACGATCAGTACCAAAGCAAATATCTGGGCGATTTCCTGACGGCCAACAACTTTTTTGTGCTCTACGCATTTTCAGGAGCGGAGGCTATGTCCATTCTAAATACGGAGAACGTCGACGGAATTATTCTGGATATCCGGCTTTCCGATATGAACGGACTCGATTTTCTGGATCAGATCAAGAAAAACCCAGCTTGGAGCGCGGTGCCGGTTGTTGTTAACACAGCCGAAGATCTCAATCAGGTTGACCTTACGCGCGTGATGAAATACGCGCATCCGGTGGTGATGAAAACCAGGAAATCCAATGAGCGTTTACTGGATGAAGTGAAATTGTTTTTGAAAAATATTCAGCCCAAAACGGTGAAAGCTCCTGAAAAGCGGGAAGTATTCAGCAATCCTGTTGTGCACGCTGAAAATGTGTTTATAGGCAAGAAAGTCCTTATTGCCGATGATGATATGCGAAATATATTCGCATTAAGCGCGGTGTTGGAAGAGGCTGGTTTTAAGATAGAAATTGCTACAAACGGAAGGGAAGCCATTGAAAAACTGGAAAACGCTCCGGAAATAGATCTCGTACTGATGGATGTGATGATGCCGGAAATGGACGGCATAGAAGCAACACGAAAGATCAGGGAAGTGAACAGATGGGCAAACCTTCCGATTATTGCGGTTACTGCCAAAGCCATGCAGGGAGACCGCGAACAATGTCTCGCAGCTGGTGCAAACGACTACATTTCCAAGCCCGTAGACGTGGATAAGCTGTTGGCATTGATTAAAGTATGGTTGCATTCCGCCTGA
- a CDS encoding CheR family methyltransferase has product MVVIEYTQLEELIIRIRDISGFDFSGYARPSLLRRAGRYLAKYDMDLGALLDHIEPGGSIVYELIQELTVNYSEMFRDPEYFKRVRTEVFGYLESYPTLRFWVAGCASGEEAFSMAIMLKEAELLGRSLIYATDLSNKVLTSAREGVFTLGNTRTFSESYMMAGGKHSLSDYYHVAYNQAVISPELRKNIVFSLHDLTGDGVFNEFQFISCRNVMIYFTLELRQHVFRLLYDSLSMLGFLCLGKRETLRYSGLEAHFKVIDSTLNIYQKIK; this is encoded by the coding sequence ATGGTAGTAATAGAATATACCCAGCTCGAAGAATTGATCATTCGCATCCGTGATATTTCGGGTTTCGATTTCTCCGGTTATGCGCGGCCTTCGCTGCTGAGAAGGGCAGGGCGTTATCTTGCAAAATATGACATGGATCTCGGCGCGCTGCTGGACCACATTGAACCTGGCGGAAGCATTGTATATGAACTTATACAGGAACTCACAGTGAATTATTCCGAAATGTTCCGTGATCCGGAGTATTTTAAAAGGGTCAGAACAGAGGTTTTTGGATATCTGGAGTCTTACCCGACATTGCGGTTCTGGGTGGCCGGGTGTGCATCTGGTGAGGAAGCATTCTCCATGGCAATCATGCTGAAAGAAGCCGAACTTCTGGGCCGGTCGCTGATCTATGCGACCGATCTGAGCAACAAGGTGCTTACATCGGCCAGGGAAGGTGTTTTTACATTGGGAAACACGCGGACGTTTTCAGAAAGTTACATGATGGCAGGTGGAAAGCATTCACTGTCAGACTATTATCATGTCGCTTACAACCAGGCTGTGATTTCGCCCGAACTCAGGAAAAACATTGTTTTTTCATTACACGACCTCACCGGCGATGGGGTCTTTAATGAATTTCAGTTCATCAGTTGCCGCAATGTGATGATCTATTTTACACTGGAATTGAGGCAGCATGTTTTCAGGTTGCTGTACGACAGTCTGAGCATGTTAGGCTTTCTATGTTTGGGAAAACGCGAAACTTTACGTTATTCAGGGCTTGAAGCCCATTTTAAGGTAATTGATAGTACACTGAACATTTACCAGAAAATCAAATGA
- a CDS encoding chemotaxis protein CheB encodes MNSARDESLSLVLIGGSSGSFVIFEDIIKLLKNPVSFAVIFVLHRGKYSASVLPDLFKTKTDVHMSEPHHLDPITANSIYFALPDYHLLIGEDHRFYYDHNEPDFFSRPSIDATFISAALSGIPVKAAMLFTGSSQDGAEGMKLLAEKGFPTYVQNPEFAEFPRMPEEALLKYHQHNLLEEDKFYKTISDLLS; translated from the coding sequence ATGAACAGCGCCAGGGATGAATCGCTAAGTCTTGTACTGATAGGCGGCTCGTCCGGAAGCTTTGTGATTTTTGAGGACATTATCAAACTGTTGAAAAACCCGGTTTCGTTCGCCGTCATTTTCGTGTTGCACAGGGGGAAATACAGCGCATCGGTTTTGCCCGATTTATTTAAAACAAAAACCGACGTTCATATGAGCGAACCGCATCATCTTGATCCGATCACAGCAAACAGCATCTATTTTGCATTGCCGGATTATCATTTGCTGATTGGGGAAGATCACCGGTTTTATTACGACCATAACGAGCCGGATTTTTTCTCACGACCGTCGATTGATGCAACCTTTATTTCGGCTGCCCTGTCCGGCATTCCTGTGAAAGCCGCCATGCTGTTTACAGGTTCGAGTCAGGATGGAGCCGAAGGGATGAAATTGTTAGCTGAAAAAGGCTTTCCCACTTACGTGCAAAACCCGGAATTTGCTGAATTTCCCAGAATGCCCGAGGAAGCCTTGTTAAAATACCATCAACATAACCTGTTAGAGGAGGATAAGTTTTACAAAACGATCAGCGACCTACTTTCATAG
- a CDS encoding response regulator, with translation MENTKILLLDDREENLISLKAILSRDDIEIYSTTSANEALRIVWENEIAVALVDVQMPGMDGFEFAETLLSNPKTKEILIVFVTAISKETTYAVRGLKTGAIDYLYKPLDPYITNAKVDSLIRLARSQKEIRDKNKLLENYATIILNSPDIIATVEPETGNIISVNPSVEKILGATPNHLVGTTILDLLVDPVNSSLREVLVKKSYIGGETNVVEDRFFGRLRQPVWLELRIMYKNRLLFVNLHDVEKRKAHERALIDAQSQAEKARKVKEAFLANMSHEIRTPLNGIIGLGNLLSATQLDPSQRDLIDMLRQSSGSLLNILNDILDISKIDEGKFSIIPTSTDLRVLGKGIIDLMRFKADEKNLKLSLIKDDRLPECVMVDGMRLNQILLNLVGNALKFTQTGHVNCKMELVSETQMGHKIKFSVEDTGIGMSDEHLANIFSEYGQASENISHQYGGTGLGLTISQKLVRLMGSELEVNSRSNEGSQFFFTLILPDANEKSIEIKPSIAFQDLPPFTGKTVLVAEDNPINALLLKKYLKTWLLDTTMVLNGKEAVDALRERIFDLIILDTRMPEMDGFQAASFARNQLMVKTPILSLSATVLPEEVQQALESGMNDTLSKPFEPEKLHKKIAILLKEDDQN, from the coding sequence ATGGAAAACACAAAAATTCTGCTGCTGGACGATCGTGAAGAAAACCTTATTTCCTTAAAAGCGATTCTCAGCAGGGATGACATTGAAATTTACTCGACAACTTCCGCAAACGAGGCATTACGGATCGTTTGGGAAAATGAAATTGCGGTTGCGCTTGTCGACGTTCAAATGCCCGGCATGGATGGTTTCGAGTTTGCTGAGACATTATTATCCAATCCCAAGACAAAAGAAATACTAATCGTTTTTGTAACCGCAATCTCCAAAGAGACTACTTACGCGGTGCGGGGGTTGAAAACGGGCGCCATTGATTATCTGTACAAACCACTCGATCCATACATTACCAATGCGAAAGTCGATTCGCTGATCCGGCTGGCGCGAAGTCAGAAAGAGATCCGTGATAAAAATAAGCTGCTGGAAAATTACGCGACGATCATTCTCAATTCTCCTGACATTATCGCGACCGTTGAGCCGGAAACCGGCAATATCATTTCCGTAAATCCCTCAGTTGAAAAAATTCTCGGTGCGACGCCAAATCATTTGGTAGGAACAACGATCCTGGACCTGCTGGTGGATCCGGTGAATTCATCGTTACGCGAAGTGCTGGTTAAGAAAAGTTACATTGGCGGGGAAACAAATGTTGTGGAAGACCGGTTTTTCGGGCGTTTAAGGCAGCCGGTTTGGCTGGAACTGAGGATCATGTATAAAAACAGGCTTCTGTTTGTGAATTTGCATGATGTAGAAAAGAGAAAAGCCCACGAAAGAGCGTTGATTGATGCACAAAGCCAGGCTGAAAAAGCCAGGAAAGTGAAAGAAGCGTTTTTAGCCAATATGAGCCACGAAATCCGGACGCCGCTGAATGGTATCATCGGGCTTGGTAACCTGCTTAGCGCAACACAACTGGACCCGTCGCAGCGCGATCTGATCGACATGCTTCGCCAATCGTCCGGCTCGCTGCTGAATATCCTCAACGACATTCTGGACATTTCGAAAATAGACGAAGGAAAGTTCTCGATCATCCCGACGTCCACAGACCTCCGTGTGCTTGGAAAAGGGATCATTGATCTGATGCGATTTAAAGCCGATGAAAAAAATCTGAAATTAAGCCTCATCAAAGACGACAGGCTTCCTGAATGTGTGATGGTGGACGGCATGAGGCTGAACCAGATCCTGCTGAACTTAGTCGGAAACGCCTTGAAATTTACGCAAACCGGCCATGTGAATTGTAAAATGGAGCTGGTATCCGAAACGCAAATGGGCCACAAGATCAAATTCAGCGTCGAAGACACGGGCATAGGGATGTCAGACGAGCATTTAGCCAATATTTTCTCGGAATACGGACAAGCTTCCGAAAACATTTCGCATCAATATGGAGGAACGGGGCTGGGGCTCACTATTTCTCAAAAACTCGTGCGCCTGATGGGCAGCGAACTGGAAGTGAACAGCAGGTCCAACGAAGGAAGTCAATTTTTCTTCACGCTGATCCTGCCGGATGCGAATGAGAAAAGCATTGAAATAAAACCCTCGATTGCCTTCCAGGACTTGCCGCCGTTTACGGGCAAAACAGTGCTTGTAGCCGAGGACAATCCCATTAATGCATTGCTATTGAAAAAATACCTGAAAACCTGGCTGCTGGATACAACCATGGTGCTCAATGGCAAAGAAGCCGTAGACGCATTGAGGGAAAGGATTTTTGACCTCATTATCCTGGACACCCGAATGCCGGAAATGGATGGTTTTCAGGCCGCCAGCTTCGCCCGTAACCAGCTCATGGTCAAAACACCCATACTTTCACTTTCAGCCACAGTATTACCCGAAGAGGTCCAGCAAGCGTTGGAATCGGGCATGAATGATACATTATCGAAGCCGTTTGAACCCGAAAAACTGCATAAGAAGATCGCAATCTTGCTGAAAGAGGACGACCAGAACTAG
- a CDS encoding chloride channel protein yields MSNSNIKRLFGYLKFRRNFIRYSLNKARSYEIVLFWLKSVLTRSQFLILSGTLVGITCGLAGVILKSLVHYIHYVITYKVFFEQQVFFYILFPFLGIVITTLVVIFVFKGQDKKGIPVILYEIAQNSSVVSSVKMYSQIVQSAITVGLGGSAGLESPIAVTGAAIGSNFAQTYKLDYRERTLLLAAGATAGIASAFNAPIAGMMFAFEILLTGVVFSDFIPLVVAAVCGSLISKILLREDVLFQFKTRNPFDHHNILFYLILGVLCGLYARYFVLIAKYIDEFFHGLNLTRIKKAMLGGAILSVLCVLYPPLFGEGYDTIKAITNGQVQTVIDNSLFRFIGYREWVVVVFVALICLLKAFSASITIFSGGNGGNFAPSLFAGGSLGYVFALVCVQLGIGDVPINNLVIVGMAGVMSGVLYAPLTAIFLIAESTSGYDLFIPLMIVSVISFLMAKWFSPISPDLKKLAEQGKIFTREHDRNLLSLLHILDLIDKDVQTIDVHATREELADLVRVGKRNMISVVDEDKKLLGTISLDDIRPLLFNPDLYDMVTVSNLMKVPSVVISDFDSVVSVIKKFDDTGAWNLPVVKISGEFVGFISKSAILNSYRQLLRAHSG; encoded by the coding sequence GTGAGCAACAGCAACATTAAGCGATTATTCGGGTATTTAAAGTTTAGAAGAAACTTCATCAGGTATAGCCTCAACAAAGCACGCAGTTACGAAATCGTGCTTTTCTGGCTGAAAAGTGTGCTCACCCGGTCACAGTTTTTGATCTTATCAGGTACTTTGGTTGGCATTACCTGCGGCCTCGCGGGCGTAATCCTCAAATCGCTCGTCCACTATATTCACTATGTGATCACCTACAAGGTTTTTTTCGAGCAGCAGGTGTTCTTTTATATTTTATTTCCCTTCCTGGGGATTGTGATCACGACATTGGTTGTGATTTTTGTGTTCAAAGGTCAGGACAAGAAAGGCATCCCGGTCATTTTGTATGAGATCGCCCAGAATTCAAGTGTGGTTTCTTCGGTCAAAATGTATTCCCAGATTGTTCAAAGTGCTATCACCGTAGGGCTGGGAGGGTCAGCTGGTTTGGAGAGCCCTATTGCCGTTACCGGCGCAGCAATCGGGTCTAATTTTGCCCAGACATATAAGCTGGATTACCGTGAGCGCACGCTGCTCCTTGCTGCGGGCGCAACTGCGGGAATCGCTTCTGCATTCAACGCGCCGATTGCGGGCATGATGTTCGCTTTTGAGATCTTGCTCACCGGTGTCGTTTTCTCTGATTTTATTCCGTTGGTTGTAGCGGCTGTCTGCGGAAGTCTTATCTCAAAGATCCTGTTACGGGAAGACGTACTTTTCCAGTTCAAGACGCGTAACCCGTTCGACCATCACAACATTCTATTTTATCTGATTCTTGGTGTGCTGTGCGGGCTCTACGCCAGGTATTTTGTTTTAATTGCCAAATACATCGACGAGTTTTTTCACGGGCTTAACTTAACCCGTATCAAGAAAGCAATGCTGGGAGGCGCGATCCTTTCCGTTTTGTGCGTGCTATACCCGCCGCTGTTCGGAGAAGGTTACGACACCATTAAAGCCATCACAAACGGGCAGGTTCAAACTGTGATTGATAATAGTCTGTTCCGCTTCATTGGTTACCGGGAGTGGGTTGTTGTCGTGTTCGTTGCCCTGATCTGTTTGCTCAAAGCATTCTCCGCTTCCATCACAATATTCAGTGGCGGTAACGGCGGTAATTTTGCGCCGTCGCTCTTCGCAGGCGGGTCGCTGGGCTATGTGTTTGCGCTGGTTTGCGTGCAGCTGGGCATAGGCGATGTTCCCATCAACAATCTTGTGATCGTGGGCATGGCGGGCGTGATGAGCGGCGTGCTTTATGCACCCTTAACCGCGATATTTCTGATCGCTGAATCCACCTCTGGCTACGATCTTTTTATCCCGTTGATGATCGTATCTGTGATCTCATTTCTGATGGCGAAATGGTTCTCGCCCATCTCTCCGGACCTAAAAAAACTCGCCGAGCAAGGCAAGATCTTCACCCGCGAGCACGACCGCAATTTGCTGTCGCTTCTGCATATTCTTGACCTCATTGATAAGGATGTGCAGACCATTGATGTGCATGCTACACGCGAGGAACTTGCCGACCTGGTAAGGGTAGGAAAGCGCAATATGATCTCGGTGGTGGATGAGGACAAAAAGCTCCTCGGCACCATTTCCCTCGACGACATACGGCCGCTGCTTTTTAACCCGGACCTGTATGATATGGTGACCGTTTCCAACCTGATGAAAGTCCCGTCCGTCGTGATCAGCGACTTCGACAGCGTTGTAAGCGTGATCAAAAAGTTCGACGACACCGGCGCATGGAATCTGCCCGTGGTCAAGATCTCCGGGGAGTTTGTTGGATTCATTTCCAAGTCCGCGATCCTGAACAGTTACCGCCAATTGCTGCGCGCACATTCCGGTTGA
- a CDS encoding MarR family winged helix-turn-helix transcriptional regulator: MSTITPSLKLFLNLTTVQALITKRFDSKLSSHGVSLNEFLILFHLGEAPDEKMRRVDLAEKIGLTASGITRMLTPLEKLGMVKREANSRDARVSYVKLANAGKRVLTEATATAEGLADQILSPVKTKKLDEISKMLLELGGTIE, from the coding sequence ATGTCAACCATTACTCCATCCCTGAAACTGTTCCTGAACCTTACCACAGTTCAGGCCCTGATTACCAAGCGATTCGACTCAAAACTGAGTAGCCACGGCGTGAGTTTGAATGAATTTCTGATACTGTTTCACCTCGGAGAAGCACCGGACGAGAAGATGCGGCGTGTAGATCTGGCTGAAAAAATCGGCTTAACAGCCTCCGGAATTACCAGGATGCTAACGCCATTGGAGAAACTTGGAATGGTCAAGCGCGAGGCAAACAGTCGCGATGCACGGGTATCTTACGTGAAGCTGGCGAATGCGGGCAAGCGCGTTTTAACAGAGGCGACTGCAACAGCCGAAGGGTTGGCCGACCAAATCCTTTCTCCCGTCAAAACGAAAAAGCTGGATGAAATCTCTAAAATGCTCCTGGAACTGGGCGGCACAATTGAATAG
- a CDS encoding DUF4097 domain-containing protein — MKTNHLLTLSIAALLACVASPIQAQTGTKEQLVVPLSDAGKPGSLQVNLINGTIRVTGYSGNQVVIDAVVKSPEDDEKPKSEAGGMKRISRKGGLELTATEEHNVVKLTTKMVNTTMLLEIKVPQKFGLKVGTINNGDIVIENVSGEMEIQNVNGDITLTNISGSAVANTINGTLKANFKTIDTSSPMAFSTLNGNVDVTIPATAKFDVKLKSDRGEIYSDFDVDVDKSAPQATRSAKDGMYKVSIDDWVKGKINGGGSEIMMKNMNGNIYVRKAK; from the coding sequence ATGAAAACCAACCATTTATTAACCCTCTCGATTGCCGCTTTGCTAGCCTGTGTTGCCAGTCCTATCCAGGCGCAGACAGGCACGAAGGAGCAACTTGTCGTCCCGTTATCGGACGCAGGAAAACCGGGATCATTGCAAGTTAATCTCATCAATGGGACTATTCGGGTTACGGGTTATTCCGGCAATCAGGTCGTGATCGACGCGGTTGTTAAGAGCCCTGAAGATGATGAAAAACCCAAGAGCGAAGCTGGCGGCATGAAGCGGATCAGCAGGAAAGGTGGCCTGGAACTGACGGCAACGGAGGAGCATAATGTTGTCAAACTGACTACCAAAATGGTCAACACAACAATGCTTTTGGAAATCAAAGTGCCTCAGAAATTCGGTCTGAAAGTGGGTACGATCAACAATGGCGACATCGTTATCGAGAACGTTTCGGGGGAGATGGAAATACAAAATGTGAACGGCGACATCACGCTGACCAACATCTCCGGCTCGGCTGTTGCCAACACCATTAACGGAACACTGAAAGCCAATTTCAAGACCATCGACACGTCCTCGCCCATGGCTTTTTCTACGCTCAATGGCAACGTGGATGTGACGATTCCGGCAACTGCCAAGTTCGATGTAAAACTGAAATCGGACCGCGGCGAAATTTACAGCGACTTTGATGTGGACGTGGACAAGAGCGCGCCGCAGGCGACGCGAAGCGCCAAGGATGGCATGTATAAAGTTTCTATTGATGATTGGGTAAAAGGCAAGATCAATGGCGGCGGAAGCGAAATTATGATGAAGAATATGAATGGCAATATTTACGTGCGAAAAGCGAAATAA
- a CDS encoding DUF4097 family beta strand repeat-containing protein, translated as MKYFAIPLLAGAVLCCTQAPAQKLEFKEHVRKEFSLTQSASAHVLAIYNINGSIKVEGYNGDKVLIEIDKTITGKTNEILDKGKQEFKLNFDQKADSITAYIAEPFDSRPNRGRRNWDGPKIEYDFELDFIVKVPFAMNLHVSTVNGGDVDVKDVTGSLGVNNVNGAITIVNARGAAIARTVNGNVIANYITLPPGESDFKTLNGDIKISYPPTFSADCQFKSFNGEFYTDFPNTESLPVKVVKNEENKPNKTVYKLSTETRIRIGKGGPTYKFETFNGNIYIKKQS; from the coding sequence ATGAAATATTTTGCAATCCCCTTATTAGCGGGAGCGGTGCTTTGTTGTACCCAGGCCCCGGCACAAAAGCTTGAATTCAAGGAGCATGTGCGTAAAGAGTTTAGCTTAACACAAAGCGCATCTGCCCATGTGCTGGCCATTTACAACATTAATGGCTCTATTAAAGTGGAAGGCTATAACGGAGATAAGGTGTTAATTGAAATAGATAAAACCATAACCGGCAAAACCAACGAAATCCTGGACAAGGGCAAGCAGGAATTCAAACTGAATTTTGATCAGAAAGCAGACAGCATTACTGCCTACATTGCCGAACCGTTCGACTCACGGCCCAATCGTGGAAGAAGAAACTGGGATGGGCCTAAAATCGAATATGACTTTGAGCTCGACTTTATTGTAAAGGTGCCATTTGCGATGAATTTGCACGTTTCGACGGTAAATGGCGGCGATGTGGATGTGAAGGACGTTACGGGCTCACTAGGCGTTAATAATGTGAACGGTGCGATTACCATCGTGAATGCAAGAGGCGCTGCCATTGCGCGGACCGTTAATGGTAATGTCATTGCCAATTACATTACGCTGCCGCCAGGCGAATCCGATTTCAAGACGCTGAACGGGGACATCAAGATCAGCTACCCTCCTACTTTCTCCGCCGATTGCCAGTTCAAAAGCTTCAATGGCGAGTTTTATACAGACTTCCCAAATACCGAGTCGCTGCCGGTGAAAGTGGTAAAAAACGAGGAGAACAAGCCGAACAAAACAGTCTATAAGCTCAGCACCGAAACCAGGATCCGCATAGGAAAAGGCGGCCCGACCTACAAGTTTGAAACATTCAACGGGAATATTTATATTAAAAAACAATCATAA